One region of Pseudomonadota bacterium genomic DNA includes:
- a CDS encoding transaldolase encodes MAIFLDTGKISEVEKYMKMGIIRGVTTNPTILLKDGVTGGMEGIKKRSIEIAKTIYPYPLSVEVTTNDKAKMIEQAREFAQWAENINVKITIHGPDGELDNLEAIHELETGHNVRINCTAMMSAQQCLLASLAGATYVSIFGGRVNNMGYNACGEITKLRNVLDQFDLKSQIIVGSTREVLNVIEWLEAGAHIVTVAPNLIEGMIVHPYSKETVQMFLNDAKKADDLLKV; translated from the coding sequence ATGGCTATATTTTTAGACACAGGTAAAATCAGCGAAGTTGAGAAGTATATGAAAATGGGGATTATCAGGGGTGTTACCACGAACCCTACAATACTTTTGAAAGACGGGGTAACAGGGGGAATGGAGGGAATTAAAAAGAGGTCTATTGAGATTGCAAAAACGATATATCCTTACCCGCTATCCGTTGAAGTAACAACAAATGATAAAGCGAAAATGATTGAGCAGGCAAGGGAGTTTGCACAATGGGCGGAAAACATTAATGTAAAAATAACTATTCATGGCCCTGATGGTGAATTAGATAACCTCGAAGCTATTCATGAACTTGAAACAGGGCATAATGTAAGGATTAATTGTACTGCAATGATGAGTGCGCAGCAGTGCTTATTGGCTTCCCTGGCAGGTGCGACATATGTTTCTATATTTGGCGGAAGAGTAAATAACATGGGCTACAATGCTTGTGGAGAAATTACTAAACTAAGGAATGTCCTTGATCAATTCGATTTGAAATCTCAAATTATTGTTGGGTCAACACGAGAAGTGTTGAATGTGATAGAATGGCTCGAAGCGGGTGCCCATATTGTTACGGTTGCACCGAATCTGATAGAAGGAATGATTGTCCATCCATATTCAAAAGAAACGGTACAGATGTTCTTAAACGACGCCAAAAAGGCGGACGATTTACTAAAGGTTTGA
- a CDS encoding four helix bundle protein, with product MRPHRRLDVWNKSIDFVINVYEMTKSFPKSEEFILTGQLRRAVVSITSNIAEGAGRQTKKEFIQFLHMAQGSASEVDTQLEIAYRLGYLTDAEKSNLENNLENISKMITGLQKSLKNSIR from the coding sequence ATGAGACCGCATAGAAGACTTGATGTCTGGAATAAGAGCATTGATTTTGTCATTAATGTTTATGAAATGACTAAAAGCTTTCCAAAATCGGAAGAATTCATATTAACAGGGCAACTAAGAAGGGCTGTAGTTTCAATAACAAGTAATATTGCAGAAGGTGCTGGCCGGCAAACCAAAAAAGAATTTATTCAGTTCCTGCATATGGCGCAAGGTTCAGCGAGCGAGGTTGATACTCAGCTTGAAATTGCTTATAGACTTGGTTATTTGACGGACGCAGAGAAATCAAACCTCGAAAACAATCTTGAAAATATCAGTAAAATGATAACTGGGCTGCAAAAGTCTTTAAAGAATTCAATTAGATAA